In Diabrotica undecimpunctata isolate CICGRU chromosome 4, icDiaUnde3, whole genome shotgun sequence, a single genomic region encodes these proteins:
- the LOC140438421 gene encoding uncharacterized protein: MEQNQNQYTRVFKTKKMKLNLIFFVAICIYGVQSHALGESEVINNESAQALLEAVRKLLEVSKNPEHVRKQVVEHVKTIKDTLTISTSERSLIPDLKHLVGIFYHGLGSVVKLLLPPNKDLFDVSAEAAQKFVRYFVHDNQPLLELLDKLILAGSNIARVSINSALEILLGPLNNDP; encoded by the exons atggaacaaaatcagaatcaatacACTCGTGTCTTCAAAACTAAGAAAATGAAgcttaatttaattttctttgtagCCATCTGCATTTATGGTGTTCAATCACACGCTCTAGGAGAGTCTGAAGTCATTAATAA cGAAAGTGCTCAGGCTCTTTTGGAGGCCGTAAGAAAGTTGCTCGAAGTATCTAAAAACCCAGAACACGTAAGGAAACAGGTTGTTGAACA TgtgaaaactataaaagatacaCTTACCATAAGTACTTCAGAACGTAGTCTTATCCCAGATCTGAAGCATTTGGTGGGAATCTTCTATCATGGATTGGGATCTGTAGTTAAACTATTATTGCCTCCTAATAAGGATCTCTTCGAT GTCTCCGCTGAAGCTGCACAGAAATTTGTACGGTACTTTGTTCACGACAACCAACCATTGCTAGAACTCTTGGACAAACTCATCCTTGCTGGATCAAATATAGCAAGAGTATCAATTAATAGTGCATTAGAGATCCTTTTAGGACCTTTGAATAATGACCCATGA
- the LOC140438422 gene encoding uncharacterized protein gives MESKSKYYKCCLVPLCKSTTIKTPNKIFIRLPVDKKRRLNWLRACRRDISVTAQALHVCEDHFNLENDMENYIKFKLMGGQKWMKLNVVPHIFNCQPDRKRAHSHYPRITALKRVKHQLIEDAVASTSSQSSECFGSILQNDIDTLKIDSVIETNQKSDISTQTHIKFRSKSVQCKLDCGDSVSNLSLNIVFSRDIGTSPLKLNVPTFCPQNEFGSDTSKTESESEESVYSSYSAGCVSDHQSYDEEVQDIENQFKNLTLKCTLMKMEKRPRIYLGLPEYAYYTFQLLQNYCKLPNWNIFLTLKKIRTGHSFTLLGDDFGISESYASRIFSKSLPIISKYLRKLILTPNINSIKSNLPIAFRARYSDVLCIIDCLEIEIEKPLDSIKQSLTWSEYKKCNTLKYLISCTPDGIINFISNAFGGRTSDAVIIENSGFLCMLPPKVSIMADRGFKHIEHLLVAKGCKLIRPPSVSSNTKLSPIEVIETKRIASLRIHVERVIRRLREFAFLAPHACVDNKLIPYMDHLIKIACGLVNLQSGLILGK, from the exons ATGGAAAGTAAAAGTAAATACTACAAGTGTTGTTTAGTACCATTGTGTAAAAGTACAACCATTAAAACCcccaacaaaatatttattagattacCAGTCGATAAAAAACGGCGTTTAAACTGGTTACGTGCCTGTCGAAGGGATATTTCAGTTACTGCTCAAGCTCTTCATGTATGTGAAGATCATTTTAAT TTGGAAAATGAtatggaaaactatattaaattcaAACTTATGGGTGGCCAAAAGTGGATGAAATTAAATGTTGTCCCTCACATATTTAATTGTCAACCAGATAGGAAAAGGGCACATTCTCATTATCCTAGAATAACAGCACTTAAGAGGGTTAAACATCAATTAATTGAGGATGCAGTTGCTTCAACTTCTTCACAGTCTTCAGAATGTTTTGGGAGTATTCTGCAAAATGATATAGACACTCTAAAAATTGATAGTGTCATTGAAACCAATCAAAAGAGTGATATTTCAACTCAGACTCACATAAAATTCAGGAGTAAAAGTGTACAATGCAAGTTAGATTGTGGTGATTCTGTTAGTAATTTATCATTAAACATAGTTTTTAGTAGAGATATTGGGACATCACCACTGAAACTCAATGTACCAACCTTTTGTCCACAAAACGAATTTGGATCTGATACCTCTAAAACTGAGTCTGAAAGTGAAGAATCTGTTTATAGTAGTTATAGTGCTGGTTGTGTAAGTGATCATCAATCATATGATGAGGAAGTGCAGGATATTGAAAATCAATTTAAAAACTTGACATTAAAGTGTACCCTAATGAAGATGGAAAAGAGACCCAGGATATATCTAGGATTACCTGAATATGCATATTATACTTTTCAGTTATTACAAAACTATTGTAAGTTAccaaattggaatatttttttaactttaaaaaaaattagaacagGGCATTCATTTACACTACTAGGGGATGATTTTGGTATAAGTGAGAGTTATGCATCAAGAATTTTTTCAAAATCATTACCAATCATTAGTAAATATTTAAGAAAGCTTATACTGACACCCAACATTAACAGCATAAAATCAAATTTACCAATAGCTTTTCGAGCTCGATATAGTGatgtattatgtattattgaTTGTTTAGAGATTGAAATAGAAAAACCTTTAGATTCTATTAAACAATCTTTAACTTGGTCAGAGTATAAGAAGTGTAATacactaaaatatttaatatcttgTACTCCTGATGGCATTATTAATTTCATTTCTAATGCTTTTGGTGGTCGAACATCtgatgcagttattatagagaaCAGTGGGTTTTTGTGTATGCTTCCTCCCAAGGTGTCTATCATGGCAGATAGGGGTTTTAAACATATAGAACATTTATTGGTTGCTAAAGGGTGCAAATTAATTAGACCACCAAGTGTCTCTTCAAACACAAAATTAAGTCCAATTGAAGTGATAGAAACCAAGCGCATTGCCAGTTTAAGGATTCATGTTGAAAGAGTCATACGCAGATTAAGAGAATTTGCATTCTTGGCTCCCCATGCATGTGTTGACAATAAGTTGATACCTTATATGGACCATCTAATAAAAATAGCTTGTGGGCTAGTAAATTTGCAGTCTGGTCTAATTTTAGGAAAGTAA